In Nostoc edaphicum CCNP1411, the sequence TTTCGGCAACTCGATGAGGACAAACTGCTCAAAACCCTTGCTGAACAATGTACCTCAGAACGGGGGCATGATATTCTTAATGGCAAGTTACCCTTGATGCAGCGCCTCACCAAGTTTTTCACTGAAGGACTCAATACCAAAGAACAGCGCTTTGCCTTTGTGCTGGATGACTTTGAGGCTAATTTGGAATTACGAAATGGGGTTTATGTCTTGCAACCTCAAGTTGTGGATGTACTGCTGGCGTTGCTAAAGGCGATGCAAAATTCCCAACTTCCCCACAAGGTAATTATTACCTGTCGCTACAATTTCACTTTGTCGGAACTGAATCATCGTCTGTACCGCGAACCTCTGGGGGCTTTGGGTGGGGCAGATTTAATTAAAAAGTTTAATCGTCTCAATTCGTTTAATGGCAGTTGGCAATTTCAGCCAGATTTGCCAGAACGTGCCAAACAAGCAGCAGATGGAAATCCTCGGCTGTTGGAATGGTTAGATAAGATTTTGCAAAATTCCCCGCAGTCGCCAGAAGCCGAGAGGGGAGTTGAGATGATTCTGCAAAAGATGGCAGATAAGGAAAAGGAATTTCGTGAGGATATTTTGGCACAGGTATTGCTGAAGCAGCAAACTCCAGCTTTGCGTCTTATGCTGGGGAAGTTGTTGGTGTATGAGTTACCTGTTCCTCTAGCTGCGATTTCCCCGATTTGTGAGGATATCTCAAGTTGGGAAAGTCATATTCAACGCGCTGAAATTTTGGGTTTGTTGGAAGTTACGCTGACCAACAACACAGAGAGGTTGTATCGTGTTCCCCGGATTTTGTCACCGTTGCTAGAGTTTCCAGAAAACCCCAAGGGTGAAGAGTTGTATAAACAAACGGCACAAATTTTGTATCGTCTGTGGTGGGAAGAGAAAACTGCTACGGAGGCGCAAAAGTTAGAAATTCATCGCTTGGGGTTGTTGGGGAAGGATGAAAATATTGCTGTAGAAATGACACATAATTTGGTTAGTAGCTGGACAAAAAAAGGCCGATATCACGAAGCAGTGCGATTGTGCAAATCTACCATAGAACTTACCCCAAACTATCGTGTTTTAAATGATATAGCTCCCCTTGAAAGCGAACTGGGTGAATTTGAACAAGCACAGCAACATCATGAACAAGCACTGGAACTTTGTCCAGAAACAGATGAAAAAGAAAAAGCTGTAATTATTCATAGATTTGCTAATTTTTATGCTACCCAGGGAAAAGTTGAAGATGCATCTGCACTCTATATTCAGTCTTTAGAATTAAAAGAAAAAATTCGTGATGGACTAGGTAAAGCTGACACTTTGCACCAATTAGGAATGCTTTACACCTACCAAGGAGAACCAGAAAAAGCCCTCCCACACTACCAACAGGCTTTAGAATTGCGGGAACAATACAATGATGAGATTGGCAAAGCAGCGACGCTACATGAACTTGGCCGTATCTATACTAAGTGGGGCGAAATTAAAAAAGCGATTGCACTTTACAATCAAGTTCTTGAAATTGATGAACGCACTGATAATGATCCAGGAAAAGCATTGTCCTTGCACCAATTGGGAATTCTTTATGCTCTGAGTGAGGATATTGAAGAGGCTATTATACTCTTTGAACAATCTTTAGAAATCAAAGAACGCAATAATAGTTTTGGTCACAAAGCAATGACTCTGTGGTGGTTAGGAGATTTGTCAGAACGACAGGGTGAATACACTAAAGCGATATCCTATTTGCAACGAGCTTTAGATATTTTAAAGCGATTGAAGTC encodes:
- a CDS encoding tetratricopeptide repeat protein; translation: MQTIRIQLRECTQETVELRYWLPQIKHYESRRLQLAEITDFLKQGERDYYKLLPNLPGIGKQLFFWLDGDGRWLSRGIANCRGEGLVIAIDTDKKLAHLPWEVLHDGEDFLVKRVNPVVLPLRWIEKETEAFSVEARQLRVLFMATDPEDVEPKLEFEQEEARILADTRDFAVDLRVEESGCVSELGKVWSRYFNDFDVFHLTGHASIKDEAPYTPYFITETEIGQRHETTAAELAEVFRFRFPKLVFLSGCRTGQAPDKGAVPSMAEALIAQGAIAVLSWGRPVEDRTATAAAAHLYGKLAAGYQLAEALASTYQQLFKQNVRDWHLLRLYVQGECPGALVEVLGDIPPSAPEPAYQQFLDPDTQLVRVAKPSEFVGRRRTLQRCLKAIRTSLGVLIHGLGGVGKSTVTARLLERMVGYHRLVNFRQLDEDKLLKTLAEQCTSERGHDILNGKLPLMQRLTKFFTEGLNTKEQRFAFVLDDFEANLELRNGVYVLQPQVVDVLLALLKAMQNSQLPHKVIITCRYNFTLSELNHRLYREPLGALGGADLIKKFNRLNSFNGSWQFQPDLPERAKQAADGNPRLLEWLDKILQNSPQSPEAERGVEMILQKMADKEKEFREDILAQVLLKQQTPALRLMLGKLLVYELPVPLAAISPICEDISSWESHIQRAEILGLLEVTLTNNTERLYRVPRILSPLLEFPENPKGEELYKQTAQILYRLWWEEKTATEAQKLEIHRLGLLGKDENIAVEMTHNLVSSWTKKGRYHEAVRLCKSTIELTPNYRVLNDIAPLESELGEFEQAQQHHEQALELCPETDEKEKAVIIHRFANFYATQGKVEDASALYIQSLELKEKIRDGLGKADTLHQLGMLYTYQGEPEKALPHYQQALELREQYNDEIGKAATLHELGRIYTKWGEIKKAIALYNQVLEIDERTDNDPGKALSLHQLGILYALSEDIEEAIILFEQSLEIKERNNSFGHKAMTLWWLGDLSERQGEYTKAISYLQRALDILKRLKSPDAESVSASLDRVMRNS